AGCTTCGCAATACATATTGCTGAAGATAAAGAAAAGGTGTTTAAAGAGATGAGGAGGATCCTTAAGAACATGGGTAGCTTTAGAATAGCTGTTGCAACAACTAACAGTATTAGAGGTAAGATCTTCTCATATCTTTTAAGAGTGAAGCCTTTAGATGAAAATACCTATATAAATCTGATTAGATTTTTAGGCCTAGAGATACTTAAAGTTGAAAGATACGGTATATTCATATCAATATATGGGATAAAGCCTAGATAACATAGTTGACTCATTTCCGTGATTGGGGTTAGCCCTCGGTGTGGGATCACTAGCTTCACCCATGTTAAATGGATCCCTTAATGGTGAGTGGGCTTCGGACCCCTCAGCAACATGTGTGGGCTTGTGGGTCTCTTGAGAAGCACTGTGTTTTAGAGCATGGTCTAGCTTCTCCCCAAGCATCTCTTTATAGGCTTCCTCTATCTCTCTAAGTTCTTCTCTACCAAATCTACTAACCTAGCCCTTATGAACAACTGTTCTTCTCAGCGTCTTCGACTCTCTGTCAAGAGCTCTGAATAACTAGAAATAATTAAAGCATTTAAATATGTTATTAGGTCAGAAACAGCCTTTCCACTCTAACCTCCTCTTCCACTCTAGATGGTGAGGCTATTAATTGTAAAAAGTTATAAGGTGTTGAGAAATACTGGTAATAGTGATGAGGCCTGTGCACTCAGAGGGGTGAAGATTGTTCTCTCCATGCTGATCCCCCTATCTATCAATGTCTAGATATAGATTATGTGAAAATGTTTTTATTTTTTATCCTTGCATCTATGGGGTGTTTATGGAGACATTTTAAAAGTTTTTCTGCATTATTATTTAGGGGATATATTGGAGCATAGACCTGGTGAGCAGCTAGATCCTATGATCTCTCCTCGCTTTGCACAGATAGTAACATTTGCAAGGCTCCCATACAATAGATCCCTTGATGATGTATCTCCTCTCGGACTATTCCTAGGAATCCCATTTGATGGTGGAACAACTTTTTATAGTGGTGCTAGGCTTGCTCCTACATGTATAAGGCTTGAGTCCCGCTTACTAAGACCATATAATAGGGTGCTTGATGTATATCCATTCAGAGTTCTTAGGGCAATAGATTATGGTGATATCGATGTCATCCCAACTAATATAGAGAGAACCCTAGATGTGATTGAGGATTTGGTGAGGGAGATAAGCTCTAGGAATATAGTTCCATTTATAGCAGGTGGAGATCATAGTATAACGCTCGGCGTTCTCAGAGGGATTTCGAGACATAAACCTATATTGATTCATATGGATAGTCACTTAGATTATTGGCCCGCCTATTGGGGTGGGGAGAGATATACCCATGGAACATGGGTTAGAAGAGCTATTGAGGAGGGTTTGGTGAGCAGAGTGATACAGATAGGTATAAGGGGTCCACAGTTCAGTAAGGAGGATCTTGAATATCCAAAAGAATCTACTGTTCCTATAGACATAATATTTATGGAGGATATTGCATCTAATGGAATAGAGTGGTTATTAGGAAAGGTATTAAAGCTAGAGGGTAAAGTATATATATCACTCGATATAGACGTTGTCGACCCCGCATACGCCCCAGGAACAGGAACAAGGGAGGTTGGGGGCTTTACATCTAGGGAGATA
This genomic interval from Sulfolobales archaeon contains the following:
- the speB gene encoding agmatinase; translation: MISPRFAQIVTFARLPYNRSLDDVSPLGLFLGIPFDGGTTFYSGARLAPTCIRLESRLLRPYNRVLDVYPFRVLRAIDYGDIDVIPTNIERTLDVIEDLVREISSRNIVPFIAGGDHSITLGVLRGISRHKPILIHMDSHLDYWPAYWGGERYTHGTWVRRAIEEGLVSRVIQIGIRGPQFSKEDLEYPKESTVPIDIIFMEDIASNGIEWLLGKVLKLEGKVYISLDIDVVDPAYAPGTGTREVGGFTSREIIEILRSLSKSNIDLIGFDVVEVCPPLDHSGITCLLAANLIYEAMSVKAYHIIRDNMRVKRVAGMVEKV